The DNA segment ATCGCGATGGAGGGAATGTTGTTCAGCGCCAGCGGGCCTTGCGTGAGTTCGACCCAGTTGAGCGCCACCAGACGCACGACTTCGGCAAAGGAAATGGTCACGATGACGAAATAGGCGCCGCGCACGCGAAACGACAGGCGTCCGACCAGGTAGCCGCAGAGGCCCGCCACCACGATCGCCAAAAAGAATCCCGCAATCGGCGGCCAGGGTTCGTGCACGATATGAAAGTCGCCGAACACACCGATATCGAAGCCGAGCGACGTGAGGGCGCTGGTATAGGCGCCGATACCGAAGAAGGCGACATGGCCCAGGCTCAACTGGCCGGTGAAGCCGAGCAAGAGATTGAGGCTCATCGCGCCGATGATGAAAATCCCGGTCGTGATCAGCGCATTCATCAGATAGGGATCGCGCAGCCACAACGGCACCGAGGCAAGGGCTGCGATCGAAACAAGCGTTGCGATCAGCTTCATCCGACGCGCTCCGAACGCGCGAACAGTCCGGTGGGTCTGGCGATCAGCACCGCGATGATGATCAGAAAGCCCATGGCATCGCGGTAACCCGACGAGACATAGCCCGCGCCGAGCTCTTCGGCGAGCGCCAGGATGAAGCCGCCGATCACCGCGCCCGTGATGTTGCCCAACCCGCCGAGGATCACGATCGCAAAGGCTTTGACGGCGGCGAGGTCGCCCATTTGCGGAAAGATCACATAGACCGGGCCGAGCAGGGCGCCGGCGGCCGCAGCCAGACTCGATCCGATCGCAAAGGTGGACGTATATATAAGGTCAACATTGACGCCCATCAGCGATGCGGTGTCGTGATCCTGGAACGTCGCACGCATCGCGCAGCCGAGCTTGGTGCGGTTGATCAGGAGATACGTGGCGACGATCAGGAGCGCCGCGGCCGCCAGCACGAACAATCGCAGCCACGACACCGAAACCGGCCCGATGACCAACGGCGCTTCCGGAAATGGCGTCGCGACGGATTTGGCGACGCCGCCCCAGATCCAGAGCGCGCCGGATTGCATGGCGATCCAGGCGCCGATCATCACCAGCATGGTGGTATCAATGTCGGAGCCGCGCAGCGGCCGCAGCAAGGTCAATTCGATGATGGCACCGAGCGCCCAGCCTGCAACGACGGCGACCGGCAAAGCGAGGAAGAAGTTCATCCCCAACTGCTGCACCACGATGAACATCATGTAGGCGCCGAACGTGTACAGCACGCCGTGGGTGAAGTTCACGACGTTCATGATGCCGAAGATCAATGTGAGCCCGATCCCAAGCAGCGCGTAGGTGCCGCCGAGGACCAGCATATTGACCAGATGTTGCAGAAACTCGCTCAACGCCAATCCGAGGGCTCAAGAAAAGCAAAGGGCGAGGGCGGTTTACCCGCGCCTCGCCCCGTTATTACACCAGTATTACAGCGACTTCATACCGACTTTGCCGTCGCTGATCTCGATCAGATAGACGTTCGGCTGGCTCTGGCCGCTTTCCTTGCCTTCCGGACCGGACTTCTTGAACACGATGTCGCCGTTGAGGCCCTTGACGTCGATCGCCCACAGCGCGGTCTTGATCGCTGCGGCTTCGGGCTTGCCGGCCTTCTCGATCGCGGCCGCCGCGGTGCGGATGCCGTCATAGCCGCGGAAGCTCTCGGTGCATCCGGCAAAATCGAAGCCGCGCTTCTT comes from the Bradyrhizobium erythrophlei genome and includes:
- a CDS encoding branched-chain amino acid ABC transporter permease, yielding MSEFLQHLVNMLVLGGTYALLGIGLTLIFGIMNVVNFTHGVLYTFGAYMMFIVVQQLGMNFFLALPVAVVAGWALGAIIELTLLRPLRGSDIDTTMLVMIGAWIAMQSGALWIWGGVAKSVATPFPEAPLVIGPVSVSWLRLFVLAAAALLIVATYLLINRTKLGCAMRATFQDHDTASLMGVNVDLIYTSTFAIGSSLAAAAGALLGPVYVIFPQMGDLAAVKAFAIVILGGLGNITGAVIGGFILALAEELGAGYVSSGYRDAMGFLIIIAVLIARPTGLFARSERVG